The genomic window CATGTGTCTTAGGTGTCTTATATTAATTGATGGTAATTTTACTGACATGGTATGTTAAGTATTATGACCTTTATCCTCTACAGTTGCAATATGGTACTGCAGTTGTAGAGGATCCAACGTGATAGTTATGTTTGCTCCCTTTCTTAATCCTCATTCTCTCCTCCATCCTCTTCTCCTGTTGCCCCCTCCATCTCCACCTCTACACTCACTCCAGGTTCAACTTCAAATGTGTTACCCTTGAATTATGATGTTTCAACTATGGTGGTCGCAATGCAATGAAATTAAACCACATCAAATTTGCAATATGAGTAAGGGTTCAATTGATTCTACACCTAACGTGAAGAAGATTTtgtgattataatttttttgagttGAAAGAGGTGGAGATGGGTTGCAAAGTGGTACGACACAACATTTGTCGGAAGGTGACAAGTTTAGTCGTTAAGGACAAGGATTCAAATTTATCTCTTAATTTGACTATCtcttctattttaaaaataaaaataacgaAGAGAAATAGTAACATTAAAAGAGAGACACAAAATCGAGAGCGATGCATAGGAGAGCTATGTAAAGGAGATGATCCAAGTTGAAAAGTGAAAGAGTATCACAAAGGGGTAGGGTGGGAAAAGAGGAAAGTAGAGAGAGCAACACAATACAAACTgaaaaatatcttattttttgacaaactgAAAAATATCTAATGCATACATAAAAAACACAATACAAATACAAACCCTACCATTACagcaaaaagtaaaaaaaaaaaaaaaaatccatttacAATTGCAAAGACTGTCCATTGCCAAACAAGGAGGACAAGTCAAGACACAAGAACATAAAATTAGCAATATAGAGAAAAGATGAACAGTACTAAAAGCACATATACTAGGATAACACAAACGTATATATAATCAAACAGCACCAACATATATGATTGATACTTTCCCTATCAGAGTTCCCAAAttagttatatatataacacTTGCCTTATAAGGACAAGCCCCACTGATTGGCCATCAAAGATAAGAAGCCCTTAAATAGAAAACATTGTCTTCATCTCTTCTTTTTGGCTGAAAGTCAAAGTAGGTAATCACAACTTTAGTGGTTCCCATAAACATGGCCATAGCTCCCCTTTTTGTCCTAAAAAACTTTCAGTTATCTGCAACACCCACTTTCCTGATGATGTGTTCCAGAAAACATAATATAGCTAGCTATATGCTGATTACATTACACCATTTCTTGCAACACAAGTAATATCATATAAGTAGTACCTACCTAATCATGGGAGCAAAGTCATAAAAGAGGCCAAAATGTAAACAAGTTAATAAGCGGCGTAGCTATTACCTACACAGTCTTTCTAAAAAACCCTTCATGTGTGGCAAAAGTTAAGCCTATGAACAGTCAAAGTTGACAAATTGTTTTATCTCATCCATGACAAGAGAGAAATGCTCATTATTTGGCAGCAAGTAAAATCCAATCGTGGCTTGCTCTAGAAATAGTAACTTCACATTTTGTCCGGCTTTCTCAAGCCCTTTGGCGTAACCCAATTGCCAATCTTGAACAAGATCCAAACCAGCAACCACGACAAGGCTCTTAGGAAAGGTAACCCCTTCAAGGCTTCGTCCCTTGGGACCAAAAGGGTTACACGCGTGATGATCTCTATCTTCCCCTTCGGGAAGAAAAGCTCTCCAATACCAGTCTCTATCTTTAACTCTAACAAAATACCTCCCATCGAGACGCTTTTCAGATTCTGTCCTTTCTTCCCCACCAAACAATGGATTGAGCAGTATATTCCCCAAAACCTGAATTTCCGAATCTAAAGCTTTCAAGGCAACATGGTGCACAATGTTCCCGCCCGAACTATCACCAACCATGTAGATGTGAACCTTGTTATCCTTTTTGCTCTGCAGCCAAGTTCTAGTACTAACCCATTTTAGAGCTTTCCACCCATCTTCATAAGCACAAGGATACCTATTTTCAGGTGCACGCCTATAATTCACAGAGACAACAACGGCATTACAAATACCAACCAATCGACGACACAAGGTATCATATATAGCACTGTTAGCCGAAGAATGTGCAAAACTTCCACCATGGAAGAACACAAGAACAGGAAGAACCTCAGCAGTAACAGGCTTCTCAAGATCAACAATGTTCACATGATTTTCATCTCCCTCAACAGGACGGTAGATTCGAGTAAGGAGATTAGTTTCCCTATCAACAATGACATCAAATGAGAAAACTCCATCCACAGGGTTGGCATTTGCCGGAACTTTTCGATCAAGAAACTCTGCCAAGTCACGGTTGAATGTCCCGTCAGGACGACGGAGAAGATTGTATGCTAACTTAAAATTGGAGATCAAAACCCACATGTTCAACGGAACCACCATCTGCatcaaatttcatttatttattcattcattcatttatctaattaacaaaattacaaacataaaaatCTCGTGATTTTAGCTCAGTTAgcaggacattgcattatatatgcaggagctGGGGttggaacaaaaaaaattgaaattaagaaACTatgctacttgaccaaaaaaataaaattacaaacatagaatatctaaaatgaaattttaaacccaataaatataatttattgaaattaagAAACCAAACCAAATAGACAAACCCTAAACATAACATAGACACAGTCAAAGATAAAACAGGGAAACGatccaaccaaccaaccaacacCAATATAACTAATACAACAAACTTCAAtccataaaaacaaaacaaattaaaatgaaaagcccaaaactaataaaaaatagaaaattattataCAAGAGGTAATAGCATAGAAACCAACTCAAAGagcataaaaaaacaaaagaaaaggaagaataAATGTAATAAGCGTTGTTACCTTGGAATCGTTGGGGTTGAGTGGTTGGTTACTTCCAGCCATTGGATTGGTTTTAGAGCGCAGATCCGTAGGTAAGAAGATTGGTTTGATTGATTGTTCAGTTCAGGAGGATGATGAGAAATTCATCaagtaagaagaagaagaaggagaaggagAAGCATTTGAGTAGAGTAGAGTAGTGTAGTGTAGTGTTGAAGATCGAAGGCAGAAGAGAGTGGAGAGTGGTGGTGAAGGATAAGAAAAAGTGCGCAGTGTAGAAAATGCTAAAGtgatacacacacacacacagagagCATGCCCAATCACACCGCACCACAGCCACAACCACAGCCCAAATACTACACACCGTTACGTGGCTCCCACTACAATCACTTCATttaattctttttctcttttcttcttcacTTGCCATCAATTGcgaaataagtaaaatttattcaattaatgattattttacttttttattaacACTCTGGTTTTCAAGGGAAAGTCTCGGTAATTTAGAGTTCAATCGTGAGGTAAATAAAGTTTGGTCAAAAATTGTTTCCACAAATAATCGAACTTATTCTCTCGAACAATTCATCCTAGCGAGAACTTATTAACCACGTTCAATGTCTTAGATTGTGATTATTCtcacaaaataaaattggaGTTCGCTTAAACAATTTGTATTTCTCATTAATAACTTTATTCTAATTACGTCAtcgtgaacttagctcagttgataagTACATCGTATATCGGCACCATATTATATTGTAATTCATCCTATctctttataaaaaataatttattttaaatgcattaaataattattgtatTTCGGTGGCGGATAGGAGGGGGTGGGGAGTGGGGGAAGCGTGTCGGAGATGGCAGCTGTGTCTCTTTGTGTGAGAGAAGTTGCATATGGAGCGTTATGTCGCTTTGGATTCTATTTTCTTGCAGGACGCTACACAGGACGCTACACCAGATCGGTGGAGATGGTTGTCTGATCCTAATGCAGGTTAATTGGTCTACGGAGCTTATCATTTGTTAACTCACATCGTTCCGTTAGCGATGACTGCTCATAGTGACGTTATTTGGAACAAAATTGCTCCCCTGAAAGTGTCTCTTTTTGCTTGGAGGTTACTCAATAATCGGCTTCCAACAAAAGATAATTTGATTCGCCACGGAATGACTCATTTGAATTCAACATTATGCGCAGGTGGTTTTGGAGTCGCTGAAACTTCCAACCATTTGTTTTTAATTAGGTTgtaatttttctcattttctctAGAATAAAATTCTTCATTGGTTAGGTGTGTATGGTCCATTATCAAATGTTGTTGGTGACCACACTTCACGATTTTGTAATGCTTATGTTTTTCGTAAAGAGGTTCGTTCAGGTTTACAAGTGGCTTGGTTGACTTGCTGTTGGATTCTCTAGAAGGAGAGAAAGAGTAGGATTTTGCTCATAAAGATTTTTTGGTGGATATGTTGTTTGACAAGGTAAAAAGATTATCATtgtggtagtttttttttttaaggaaatcaTTATGGTAGTTGAAGACTAAAAGGAAAGTTTAAATTATGATTTGAATATGTGGTGGTTAAATCCATCGTCTTGCTTATGATTTTAATTGAACTTCTAACTATTAACTATTAATGTTGTTGCATCTTTTGTAATCTTTTTATAAACTCCTTAGTTAACCATATATATGCCTAACTATATTTCaatttatagtatatttttttggcttcttcaaaaaaatatattatatttaatctataatatagaaAAGAACGAAGAAAATATGTCAAGTGTCAATTTGTAAATGGGACTACAATTTTGTTTGGTTGCGGATTAGTTTATTTAAGTTGGTCTCCTGCTTTAATATCATTTGGATTTTTTTCCTTGTATTTCTGTAACATATAGTATGGTTCTACTAGAAAAAGTAACATAGCACGATtctatttgaataaaaaaagaagaaaaaaacaacaaccatttataaaatatgattGGTGGACTCCAATTATGATGAGCACTTATATTTTAAAGCTATATTTTAATCTTTTCCGTAAGACcatccaaaaataataaaatattacttgagtcattttatttaatttaataagttaAAACTAACAATCttcttattgtcaaaaaaaaaaaagaacaaagcTTCCTTACAGTTGAAAACGACATCATTTTGGTGTCTTACAATACAAcagtgttttcttttttttggtacaattacaACATGCTATTTTATACAAATATAGTATgttttaatgtaattttagaAATTTATTTATAGATTTAGGTTTTTTGCAAATAGCATGTTAGCgttgctaaaaataaatatggagtgagtttgatttttttagtcaagtagtttcatggttaaaaaaattcaatatttgaagtaaataaatgaaaattttcaattgtcaaaaaaaataatttcaaattcgAATTCCGACCTCTTTGTATATAATACGATGTCTCTATCAAGTAAGTTTCATCTTTAATAAAACTTGTTTGAGTCATCCAGCATTGGAATTGAATCTATTAATTCTATTGATCCAATCCATCATATTTAACAAGTTTTATTAACAAGTTTTATTTGCAGTATCCATTGAAAAAAATCATACGCCTATATCAATAAATTGATCTAAATGATAAGAAATTTAATCTCTTTAAACATATAATGAGGAGTTTCATCATTAAATCATGCGTGTAGAGAAAAATTAAGTTGAAATGAGAAAATGTTAAAAACTAAATCGTATGTTATATAATCCAATTTTGCATGGTTCAATCTGTATTCActctatttttaaatattattctCATATTCCAACATTGTGGAAGGGGGAAAATGGCCAAGAGAAAATCTCACTGAAAATCGTTAGTCAAattcttcaataaaaattagtCATCCATAAAATTAACGGGTATTTCGCACCCATAACATGGTTACCAAAAACTAACATAAGATATGCTCTAAGTGGCTCAAGAAAACAATACAAATAGTATTTCAGTGaccaaataacttttttttttactaaaaagtgACCAAATAACATAAATAAGCAATAAGATGCACATATCAGACCATAACAGGTAGCAGTAGCAGACTCCTCAATGCTAATGCTATTCAACATTGATGTTTCACATCTGCTCCACAATAAGCTACAATCACAAAcattgaaatattttaaaaatacccaCTAGTTCTCCACTCAACCTGTTCTAAACATGATCATACCCAACATTGATCCTTGCTGACATGGAAACCGAAAGTGCACCAGTCTCTTCTTATAACATTGGTTCCAGACagcatttcatttcattcactTAGTCAAACCACTGATCATGTACAACATAAAGAGAATAACACCACAGTCCACACTCCCAAGTCACTAATATTTGAACACTATCTTATACTCTCAAAAGACTAATAATTACTAAAAGGCACAGAGATCTCATAAAAGATATGGAAATAAATCTCATCAGCAAATAATCATCTACGATTCTCAAGTCACATCCATTAACATCACAATGCAAATGCCACTTTGGGGCCTATATGTTTTGTATTATCCAATATATTGAGGGGGGAGGAGATCCTCtcatctctctttttttttttagcagcagcaaaagaagataaatatattaaaataggGGCACAAGGAATGCCAAATCTATTGTACAACAATTCAGAACAGCAGGCTTCAACTATAATTAGGGGTGAGCAAAATATCTGGTCACGTGCATAAAACTAGGGGTGGACAGGACCCGAAAAACTGGCCCAATCCGTGTTAGCCCAACAAAAAAAACCGAACCGGGTCGGGTTCAAGCAAAAAACGGGTTTCGCGGGTCTAAACATCGGTTTCATATGACTAGAGATGGGCGGGTCCGGTTTTGGTTTTGTCAACCACGGATAACCGAACCGACCCatcatttaatatatatatattttttat from Trifolium pratense cultivar HEN17-A07 linkage group LG1, ARS_RC_1.1, whole genome shotgun sequence includes these protein-coding regions:
- the LOC123881725 gene encoding gibberellin receptor GID1C, producing MAGSNQPLNPNDSKMVVPLNMWVLISNFKLAYNLLRRPDGTFNRDLAEFLDRKVPANANPVDGVFSFDVIVDRETNLLTRIYRPVEGDENHVNIVDLEKPVTAEVLPVLVFFHGGSFAHSSANSAIYDTLCRRLVGICNAVVVSVNYRRAPENRYPCAYEDGWKALKWVSTRTWLQSKKDNKVHIYMVGDSSGGNIVHHVALKALDSEIQVLGNILLNPLFGGEERTESEKRLDGRYFVRVKDRDWYWRAFLPEGEDRDHHACNPFGPKGRSLEGVTFPKSLVVVAGLDLVQDWQLGYAKGLEKAGQNVKLLFLEQATIGFYLLPNNEHFSLVMDEIKQFVNFDCS